In one window of Musa acuminata AAA Group cultivar baxijiao chromosome BXJ3-2, Cavendish_Baxijiao_AAA, whole genome shotgun sequence DNA:
- the LOC135631548 gene encoding extensin-1-like, translated as SPSPSTPTTPPPSPPSPSSSSPPHVSKSPPPPPSLSPPSSIYKSPPPPTPQTPPSSAPSPSSSSSPPYVSKSPPPPSLSPPIPSIYKSPPPPILTTPPSPPSSSSSSSPPHISKSPPPSSSSPPSSISPPPPTPITRPPSPPSPSSSSSPPHVNKSPPPSSSSPPPSISPSSPSIYKSPSPPTPITPPPSSPPRLLLMFISHHHLHHLHLLFIRHHRLLYNLLPPLCHLHRHIPYHFLLAFISLLHRHLQYHLHLIFYTSPPSSSSPLPPYIYKSPPSPPSPSSFPPYNYKSPPPPFLSPPTLYNSISPPPPSRSPLPPYIYKSPPTFSSPRIYKSPPPSSLLPSPPPYVYKSPSPPPYIYKPPSPFTSPPPPFYLCPPPSSMSLPSSYLYKSPPPPTLSSSPLYIYRSPPSLYPFSPSVYKSPLPPTPSSSSPPPPYILKSPSSPSSPSLYKSPPPPIPSSPPPSINKSPPYQYYYFRHLLLLMSISPSHHHPLIFINTHHQHHLSPPLPLLPFTNLHHPPLYFLQIFINPHHHHHHHHHHHLLHHLLLLHYLRHHPLLCIHRYFPPCFITPPPPPHFYKYPPPP; from the coding sequence TCACCATCTCCTTCTACACCAACAACTCCTCCCCCATCACCTCCATCGCCATCTTCCTCATCTCCTCCTCATGTTTCtaagtcaccaccaccaccaccatccctCTCTCCTCCATCTTCAATTTACAAGTCACCACCTCCTCCTACACCACAAACTCCTCCCTCGTCAGCTCCATCGCCATCTTCCTCGTCATCTCCTCCCTATGTTTCTaagtcaccaccaccaccttctctCTCCCCTCCTATACCTTCTATTTACAAGTCACCACCTCCTCCTATACTAACAACTCCCCCATCACCTCCATCGTCATCTTCATCCTCGTCTCCTCCCCATATTTCTAAGTCACCACCACCatcttcatcatctccaccatcttccatctcccctcctcctcctacaCCAATAACTCGTCCCCCGTCACCTCCATCGCCAtcttcctcctcgtctcctcCCCATGTAAATAAGTCACCACCGCCatcttcatcatctccaccaccttccATCTCTCCTTCTTCACCTTCTATTTATAAGTCACCATCTCCTCCTACACCAATAACTCCTCCCCCATCATCTCCTCCTCGTCTCCTCCTCATGTTTATAAGTCACCACCATCTTCATCATCTCCACCTTCTATTTATAAGGCACCACCGCCTCCTTTATAATCTCCTCCCCCCTCTTTGTCATCTCCACCGCCACATTCCATATCACTTCCTACTTGCATTTATAAGTCTCCTCCACCGCCATCTTCAATATCACCTTCACCTTATATTTTATACATCTCCACCATCATCTTCATCACCTCTTCCTCCTTACATTTACAAATCACCACCATCACCACCTTCTCCCTCGTCTTTTCCTCCATATAATTACAAGTCACCTCCACCACCTTTTCTTTCTCCTCCAACACTTTACAACTCCATATCTCCTCCCCCACCATCACGATCACCTCTTCCCCCTTACATTTATAAATCTCCACCAACGTTCTCCTCTCCTCGTATCTATAAGTCTCCTCCACCATCGTCTCTattaccttctcctcctccttatgTATATAAATCTCCATCACCACCTCCTTATATTTACAAACCTCCATCACCATTTACATCACCTCCACCTCCTTTTTACTTGTGTCCGCCACCATCATCTATGTCACTGCCATCCTCTTATCTTTATAAATCTCCACCACCACCTAcactctcctcttcccctctttacATTTACAGGTCTCCACCATCCTTATATCCATTTTCTCCTTCCGTTTATAAATCTCCATTGCCACCAACACCATCATCTTCATCACCGCCTCCTCCTTACATTTTAAAGTCACCATCGTCCCCATCATCACCTTCTCTTTATAAATCTCCACCACCACCTATCCCCTCCTCTCCACCTCCTTCCATTAACAAGTCTCCACCATACCAATATTATTATTTCCGccaccttcttcttcttatgtCTATAAGTCCCTCCCACCACCATCCTCTTATATTTATAAATACCCACCACCAACACCACCtatctcctcctcttcccctccttccATTTACAAATCTCCACCACCCTCCTCTCTATTTCCTCCAAATATTTATAaatccccaccaccaccaccaccaccaccaccaccaccaccttcttcatcatctcctcctcctccattatCTTCGACACCATCCCCTCCTCTGTATTCATAGATATTTTCCACCATGTTtcattacccccccccccccccctcacttTTACAAATATCCACCTCCACCCTAG
- the LOC135631863 gene encoding probable serine/threonine-protein kinase WNK11 isoform X1: MPFVRPDPAARDAEPFVEMDPTGRYGRYDDLLGTGAVKRVYRGFDQEEGIEVAWNQVRLRSFVHDQQMQDRIFAEVRLLQSLRHDNLIALHDVWTDDDGGSTLNFITEFCNSGSLREYRNRHRHVSMKALKKWSRQILLGLEYLHNREPCINHRVLNCSNVFINGNVGQVKIGNLGLAAVVEKSHAAHSVLGTPEFMAPELYEEEYTEQVDIYSFGISVLEMVTREIPYSECDNVAKIYRKVTTGVRPVAMAKVKDPEITAFIERYLGRPRARPSASELLNDPFFHGIDDDGPSSAPPLPPQPWPSALLAGLALLHRQRPAVPTILPSGLVETINGAGSIADYLIPFSCVR; this comes from the exons ATGCCGTTCGTGAGACCTGATCCGGCGGCCAGGGATGCGGAGCCGTTCGTGGAGATGGACCCGACGGGACGATACGGGCGGTACGACGACCTGCTCGGGACCGGCGCCGTGAAGCGGGTCTACCGGGGGTTCGATCAGGAGGAGGGGATCGAGGTGGCGTGGAACCAGGTCCGTCTTCGTAGCTTCGTTCATGACCAGCAGATGCAGGACCGGATCTTCGCGGAAGTGAGGCTGCTGCAGTCGCTGCGGCACGACAACCTCATCGCGCTCCACGACGTGTGGACGGACGACGACGGAGGTAGCACGCTCAACTTCATCACCGAGTTCTGCAACTCCGGCAGTCTCCGTGAGTACCGGAATCGGCACCGCCACGTGTCGATGAAGGCCCTCAAGAAGTGGTCACGCCAGATACTGTTGGGCCTCGAGTACCTCCACAACCGTGAGCCCTGCATCAATCACCGCGTCCTCAATTGCTCCAACGTCTTCATTAATGGCAATGTTGGCCAA GTGAAGATTGGGAATTTAGGGCTAGCTGCAGTCGTGGAGAAGAGCCACGCGGCTCATTCCGTACTGGGGACGCCGGAGTTCATGGCGCCGGAGCTGTACGAGGAGGAGTACACGGAGCAGGTGGACATCTACTCTTTCGGAATTAGCGTGCTGGAGATGGTGACCCGCGAGATCCCCTACAGCGAGTGCGACAACGTCGCCAAGATCTACCGGAAGGTGACGACCGGGGTGAGGCCGGTAGCCATGGCGAAGGTCAAGGATCCCGAGATCACGGCCTTCATCGAGCGGTACCTCGGCAGGCCGCGGGCTCGACCTTCTGCCTCGGAGCTCCTCAATGACCCATTCTTCCATGGAATCGACGACGATGGCCCCAGCTCTGCGCCGCCTCTGCCGCCACAGCCATGGCCGTCGGCGCTTCTTGCAGGCCTCGCTCTCCTGCATCGTCAGCGGCCAGCAGTGCCGACAATACTTCCCTCCGGATTAGTTGAGACAATAAATGGAGCTGGTTCGATCGCTGACTATTTGATTCCCTTTTCTTGTGTACGTTAG
- the LOC135631863 gene encoding probable serine/threonine-protein kinase WNK11 isoform X2: MDPTGRYGRYDDLLGTGAVKRVYRGFDQEEGIEVAWNQVRLRSFVHDQQMQDRIFAEVRLLQSLRHDNLIALHDVWTDDDGGSTLNFITEFCNSGSLREYRNRHRHVSMKALKKWSRQILLGLEYLHNREPCINHRVLNCSNVFINGNVGQVKIGNLGLAAVVEKSHAAHSVLGTPEFMAPELYEEEYTEQVDIYSFGISVLEMVTREIPYSECDNVAKIYRKVTTGVRPVAMAKVKDPEITAFIERYLGRPRARPSASELLNDPFFHGIDDDGPSSAPPLPPQPWPSALLAGLALLHRQRPAVPTILPSGLVETINGAGSIADYLIPFSCVR, translated from the exons ATGGACCCGACGGGACGATACGGGCGGTACGACGACCTGCTCGGGACCGGCGCCGTGAAGCGGGTCTACCGGGGGTTCGATCAGGAGGAGGGGATCGAGGTGGCGTGGAACCAGGTCCGTCTTCGTAGCTTCGTTCATGACCAGCAGATGCAGGACCGGATCTTCGCGGAAGTGAGGCTGCTGCAGTCGCTGCGGCACGACAACCTCATCGCGCTCCACGACGTGTGGACGGACGACGACGGAGGTAGCACGCTCAACTTCATCACCGAGTTCTGCAACTCCGGCAGTCTCCGTGAGTACCGGAATCGGCACCGCCACGTGTCGATGAAGGCCCTCAAGAAGTGGTCACGCCAGATACTGTTGGGCCTCGAGTACCTCCACAACCGTGAGCCCTGCATCAATCACCGCGTCCTCAATTGCTCCAACGTCTTCATTAATGGCAATGTTGGCCAA GTGAAGATTGGGAATTTAGGGCTAGCTGCAGTCGTGGAGAAGAGCCACGCGGCTCATTCCGTACTGGGGACGCCGGAGTTCATGGCGCCGGAGCTGTACGAGGAGGAGTACACGGAGCAGGTGGACATCTACTCTTTCGGAATTAGCGTGCTGGAGATGGTGACCCGCGAGATCCCCTACAGCGAGTGCGACAACGTCGCCAAGATCTACCGGAAGGTGACGACCGGGGTGAGGCCGGTAGCCATGGCGAAGGTCAAGGATCCCGAGATCACGGCCTTCATCGAGCGGTACCTCGGCAGGCCGCGGGCTCGACCTTCTGCCTCGGAGCTCCTCAATGACCCATTCTTCCATGGAATCGACGACGATGGCCCCAGCTCTGCGCCGCCTCTGCCGCCACAGCCATGGCCGTCGGCGCTTCTTGCAGGCCTCGCTCTCCTGCATCGTCAGCGGCCAGCAGTGCCGACAATACTTCCCTCCGGATTAGTTGAGACAATAAATGGAGCTGGTTCGATCGCTGACTATTTGATTCCCTTTTCTTGTGTACGTTAG